One part of the Sorangiineae bacterium MSr11954 genome encodes these proteins:
- a CDS encoding long-chain fatty acid--CoA ligase, which produces MFEKTDTKLLERESVARRPAIAITPHCKTLPELFLTRVAKTPDNVAWKRKSGGNWIGSTWAEFYEAAASFATWLLDAKLNIGDKITIVGSTRPEWCVADMGGLLAGAVTVGAYPTLAPEQLAYILEHSDSRFIIVEDAEQLEKVLGALPRLPKVEAVLVWETRGLERVMAEEPRVRPFSDCILSRVDRARIETRVSQIDEKNTAIIVYTSGTTGPPKGAMLSNRNIVALLTGLSMIPLAEGDICLSFLPMAHAAERIVGHYVRINYGTATAYATSTSAVINELRELRPSLFGSVPRIFEKAYARIQNEVAKAPPLKQGIFRWAERVAESTVAHWQEGKPIPRTLRLQYQLADRLVYRKLRDIFGGRARFFLTGAAPIPKKILEFFWGIGFPIYEVYGMTEATAVTHMNRPGGVRLGSVGRVVDFVEEKLAPDGEILVRGDVVFQGYYKAPEATAEIIDKDGWLHTGDIGKYDRDGYLYIIDRKKHLIITAGGKNLTPSNIENEIKCEDSIISQVHAHGDRRAYVTALVSISPIEGIEWAVQKGLVERPDISERMKKALLDNPLSQPEGLDALMKRLTMEADVRRRIAEAVRRGNQKLSRVEQVKRVYILDREFSLDRDEITPTLKIKRKNVEKTFGSVFDRLYEDPSFGISVSEAAER; this is translated from the coding sequence ATGTTCGAGAAGACGGATACGAAGTTGCTCGAGCGTGAATCGGTCGCCAGAAGGCCGGCGATCGCCATCACCCCGCATTGTAAGACGTTGCCCGAGTTGTTCCTCACGCGCGTGGCCAAGACGCCCGACAACGTGGCGTGGAAGCGCAAGTCGGGTGGAAACTGGATTGGCTCCACCTGGGCCGAGTTCTACGAGGCGGCGGCCTCGTTTGCGACGTGGCTGCTCGACGCAAAGCTGAACATCGGCGACAAGATCACCATCGTCGGGAGCACGCGGCCCGAGTGGTGCGTGGCCGACATGGGCGGGCTCTTGGCGGGCGCGGTAACGGTCGGCGCCTACCCAACCTTGGCGCCCGAGCAGCTCGCCTACATTTTGGAGCACTCCGACAGCCGCTTCATCATCGTCGAAGATGCGGAGCAGCTGGAGAAGGTGCTGGGCGCGCTGCCCCGCCTGCCCAAGGTCGAGGCGGTGCTGGTGTGGGAGACGCGCGGCCTGGAGCGGGTGATGGCGGAGGAGCCGCGGGTGCGTCCCTTTTCCGACTGCATCCTGTCGCGGGTCGACCGCGCGCGCATCGAGACGCGCGTGTCGCAAATCGACGAGAAGAACACGGCCATCATCGTCTACACCAGCGGGACCACGGGGCCGCCCAAGGGGGCGATGCTCTCCAACCGCAACATCGTGGCCCTGCTCACGGGGCTCAGCATGATCCCGCTGGCGGAGGGCGACATCTGTCTGAGCTTCCTCCCGATGGCGCACGCCGCTGAGCGCATCGTGGGGCACTACGTGCGCATCAACTACGGGACGGCCACCGCGTACGCGACCAGCACCTCGGCGGTGATCAACGAGCTGCGCGAGCTCCGGCCCTCGCTGTTCGGCAGCGTGCCGCGCATCTTCGAGAAGGCGTACGCGCGCATTCAAAACGAGGTGGCCAAGGCGCCGCCGCTCAAGCAGGGGATCTTTCGCTGGGCGGAGCGGGTGGCGGAGAGCACGGTGGCGCATTGGCAGGAGGGCAAGCCGATCCCGCGAACCTTGCGCCTTCAGTACCAGCTGGCCGATCGCCTGGTGTACCGCAAGCTGCGCGACATCTTCGGCGGGCGGGCGCGCTTCTTTTTGACGGGTGCGGCGCCCATCCCCAAGAAGATCCTGGAGTTCTTTTGGGGCATCGGCTTTCCCATCTACGAGGTGTACGGCATGACGGAGGCGACGGCCGTCACCCATATGAATCGGCCGGGCGGGGTTCGGCTTGGCTCGGTGGGGCGGGTCGTCGACTTCGTGGAGGAGAAGCTGGCGCCCGACGGCGAGATCCTGGTCCGCGGCGATGTGGTCTTTCAGGGGTACTACAAGGCGCCCGAGGCCACGGCCGAGATCATCGACAAGGATGGGTGGCTGCACACCGGGGACATCGGCAAGTACGACCGCGATGGGTACCTCTACATCATCGACCGCAAGAAGCACCTGATCATCACGGCCGGTGGCAAGAACCTCACGCCGAGCAACATCGAAAACGAGATCAAGTGCGAGGACTCGATCATCAGCCAGGTGCATGCGCACGGCGATCGGCGGGCGTACGTCACCGCGCTGGTGTCGATCAGCCCCATCGAGGGGATCGAGTGGGCGGTGCAAAAGGGCCTGGTGGAGCGCCCCGACATCTCCGAGCGGATGAAGAAGGCGCTCCTCGACAACCCGCTGTCGCAGCCCGAGGGGTTGGATGCGCTCATGAAGCGGCTCACCATGGAGGCCGACGTTCGACGGCGCATCGCCGAGGCCGTGCGCCGCGGCAATCAAAAGCTGTCGCGCGTGGAGCAGGTGAAACGGGTCTACATCCTGGACCGGGAGTTTTCGCTGGACCGGGATGAGATTACGCCGACGTTGAAGATCAAGCGGAAGAACGTGGAGAAAACGTTCGGTAGCGTGTTCGATCGGCTCTACGAGGATCCCTCCTTTGGCATCTCCGTCTCGGAGGCCGCGGAGAGGTGA
- a CDS encoding GYF domain-containing protein, giving the protein MEGPSQAGHLAPAAGSGAHPAAAADPAPTVRADSARMAAQLAAHSGAHPTQATPRPASSRPGTAPRPIDGSNSKGGALTGLAAAKKPAVPRAVITPPPTPSEASLGSGALAGAFQKSIAKDDPALRDITGLREWYVAINGVPVGPVRIAELRRKASLGAVTEDSLVWQEGMEEWRPVKAYSELLALVREAAQSGRPPLAVTGDVRQSTPPPPKGYAPRPVTGSGTGVSRPVTGRSNVLPFAPRNAAAEKLEDPEATEFSANALPQQTLRTSPVPPEAVDGGVDPFALPIVTADSPADASFSDPFRPGTPGPGMARAPLSVQISPASGSVISPFAAGSTSSTAPSFTTTAAASGDRSSVSLGPPMLATEEPAQKKGPPWIPIAMVALAAAFGITAAIVIFRQPQQTPAAQPTAQAATPPPAASTPPAPPPSASADIELPETTTPPSAVADNKPAPSSPKPTTTPPKPPPASTGGKVADLGDLIRGSSTGPSTTSGPTNQPGGGASLSEEQIRAVMNQHSAGVRRNCWERGQAQQSVVSVTVHMTINGQGQVTSASSDGNEPAIAKCIETSVRSWQFPATGGPSTVNIPFKFVRQ; this is encoded by the coding sequence ATGGAGGGCCCGTCGCAAGCGGGGCACCTCGCCCCAGCTGCCGGAAGCGGTGCCCACCCGGCCGCGGCCGCCGATCCGGCGCCCACGGTGCGCGCGGACTCCGCGCGGATGGCCGCGCAGCTGGCGGCGCATTCCGGTGCTCACCCGACGCAGGCAACGCCGCGCCCGGCATCGAGCCGTCCGGGCACGGCGCCGCGGCCCATCGATGGGAGCAACTCCAAGGGCGGCGCCCTCACCGGGCTGGCCGCGGCCAAGAAGCCGGCCGTGCCGCGCGCGGTCATCACGCCGCCGCCGACACCATCCGAAGCGTCGCTCGGATCGGGCGCGCTGGCGGGCGCCTTTCAAAAGAGCATCGCCAAGGATGATCCCGCGCTGCGCGACATCACAGGCTTGCGCGAGTGGTACGTGGCCATCAACGGGGTGCCCGTGGGCCCGGTTCGCATCGCGGAGCTGCGGCGCAAGGCCTCCCTCGGGGCGGTGACGGAAGACTCGCTGGTCTGGCAAGAGGGCATGGAGGAGTGGCGGCCGGTCAAGGCGTACTCCGAGCTGCTCGCCTTGGTGCGCGAGGCCGCGCAGAGCGGGCGCCCTCCGCTCGCGGTCACCGGCGACGTGCGGCAAAGCACACCGCCGCCGCCCAAAGGCTACGCGCCGCGCCCGGTCACGGGCTCGGGCACGGGCGTGAGCCGCCCGGTGACGGGGCGGAGCAACGTCTTGCCGTTCGCGCCGCGCAACGCGGCCGCCGAAAAGCTGGAAGATCCGGAGGCGACGGAGTTCTCGGCCAACGCGCTCCCGCAGCAGACCTTGCGAACGTCGCCCGTTCCGCCCGAGGCCGTGGACGGTGGCGTCGATCCCTTTGCGCTCCCCATCGTCACGGCCGATTCGCCGGCCGACGCGAGCTTCAGCGATCCATTTCGACCGGGAACCCCCGGCCCGGGTATGGCGCGCGCGCCGCTGAGCGTGCAGATCTCACCGGCGTCGGGCAGCGTCATCTCGCCGTTCGCCGCGGGCAGCACCAGCAGCACGGCGCCGAGCTTCACCACCACGGCCGCGGCATCCGGCGATCGCTCCTCCGTGTCCCTCGGTCCGCCCATGTTGGCCACCGAGGAGCCGGCGCAAAAGAAGGGGCCTCCCTGGATTCCGATCGCCATGGTGGCGCTGGCGGCGGCCTTTGGCATCACGGCGGCCATCGTGATCTTCCGGCAGCCCCAACAGACGCCCGCGGCGCAGCCCACGGCGCAAGCGGCCACCCCGCCGCCGGCCGCCTCGACACCCCCTGCCCCGCCGCCGTCGGCCTCCGCCGACATCGAGCTGCCGGAGACGACGACGCCGCCCAGCGCGGTGGCCGATAACAAGCCGGCCCCGTCATCCCCCAAGCCCACGACGACCCCGCCGAAGCCGCCCCCCGCGTCGACCGGCGGAAAAGTGGCGGACCTCGGCGATCTCATCCGAGGCAGCAGCACCGGTCCGAGCACCACGAGCGGCCCCACGAACCAGCCGGGCGGCGGAGCTTCGCTCTCGGAGGAACAGATCCGCGCCGTGATGAACCAGCACTCGGCGGGCGTGCGCCGCAACTGCTGGGAGCGCGGACAGGCCCAGCAATCGGTGGTGAGCGTCACCGTGCACATGACCATCAACGGTCAGGGTCAGGTGACCAGCGCCAGCTCCGACGGCAACGAGCCGGCCATCGCCAAGTGCATCGAGACGTCCGTGCGAAGCTGGCAGTTCCCGGCCACGGGCGGTCCGTCCACCGTCAACATTCCGTTCAAGTTCGTGCGCCAGTAA